A region from the Aegilops tauschii subsp. strangulata cultivar AL8/78 chromosome 5, Aet v6.0, whole genome shotgun sequence genome encodes:
- the LOC109753774 gene encoding protein CLT2, chloroplastic: MPMSSSPAVVVASAAVVALAVANRVLYKLALVPLKSYPFFLAQLTTFGYVGVYFSILYVRYRAGVVTRDMLALPKIRFAVIGLLEALGVAAGMSAGAMLPGPAIPILSQSFLVWQLIFSVLLLGKTYSLRQIIGCLLVTSGVILAVASGANDGHLLSGVKLIWPLLMVISSAFQAGASILKESVFVDGAKRLKGKRPDIFVVNSFGSGFQALFVFLLLPLLSNLRGIKLAELSGHLNGGAECFLNVGESPIDCGGAPFLPLLFIFINMAFNISLLNLVKMSSAVVASLTATSAVPISIYILSLPLPYIPQGAELSASFILGGMVLLTGLILYNLPQSSKESKTD; the protein is encoded by the exons ATGCCGATGAGCTCCTCGCCGGCGGTCGTGGTCGCGTCTGCGGCCGTGGTAGCGCTGGCTGTCGCTAACCGCGTGCTCTATAAGCTCGCGCTGGTGCCCCTCAAGTCctaccccttcttcctcgctcaGCTCACCACGTTCGG GTACGTCGGCGTGTACTTTTCAATACTCTATGTGAGGTACCGCGCGGGGGTGGTGACGCGGGACATGCTGGCACTGCCAAAGATCCGGTTCGCTGTCATCGGCTTGCTGGAGGCTCTTGGGGTGGCCGCCGGAATGTCTGCGGGAG CTATGCTGCCTGGTCCTGCTATTCCAATACTGTCTCAG TCTTTCCTGGTGTGGCAGCTTATCTTCTCTGTGTTGCTTTTGGGAAAGACCTACTCTCTGAGACAAATCATTGGTTGCTTGCTTGTAACTTCTGGTGTGATTCTTGCTGTTGCGAG TGGAGCAAATGATGGTCATCTTCTATCTGGAGTCAAGTTAATTTGGCCATTATTGATGGTTATTTCATCGGCATTCCAAGCTGGTGCATCCATTTTGAAG GAGTCTGTTTTCGTTGATGGTGCAAAACGTCTTAAG GGGAAACGGCCCGACATCTTCGTGGTTAATTCATTTGGATCTGGGTTTCAG GCTCTTtttgtcttccttcttctcccaTTACTTTCTAATTTGAGGGGGATTAAGCTTGCTGAGCTTTCTGGCCATTTAAATGGTGGTGCTGAGTGCTTCTTAAATGTTGGGGAGAGCCCAATTG ATTGTGGAGGTGCTCCATTCCTACCATTGCTATTTATATTCATAAACATGGCTTTCAACATCTCGTTGCTTAATTTGGTAAAGATGTCGTCTGCCGTGGTTGCTTCACTTACAGCAACTTCCGCCG TGCCAATATCAATCTATATCCTTTCTCTTCCTTTGCCCTACATCCCTCAAGGCGCGGAATTAAGCGCTTCTTTTATCTTAGGTGGTATGGTATTGTTGACGGGTCTAATTCTGTATAACCTTCCCCAATCATCTAAAGAGTCAAAGACTGACTAA
- the LOC109753777 gene encoding heptahelical transmembrane protein 4 isoform X1, with translation MDKSSLYLKGFPGLVHPTSASMEERPMASSTSCKGPDHDDKSKKHQCELIGYEALPEWLKDNEYIHGYYRCEWPMKETILSIFSIHNETLNVWSHLVGFLLFLCLTILTAMVIPRDGGGNTFDDTPSTRSYWGDLMAMANVTGALKHEAAACLLLPPAAADLSGNEEEIPNSCPPNTSSSPSHHHVALIQAQQDASAAPRAVDAASADPITRWPMFAYLCGAMVCLLTSSACHLVLCHSERMAYVTLRLDYAGIAALIVTSFYPVVYYSFLCHPGLQRLYMGFITAFGAAAVTASLVPVFQAPEFRPLRAGLFSCMGVSGLIPVAHKLVLYGGRREAAVTACYEALMGALYGLGAAVYAARVPERWFPGRFDLVGHSHQLFHLFVIAGAYAHYLGGVEYLKWRDADRCW, from the exons ATGGACAAGTCAAGCCTGTACCTAAAAGGGTTTCCTGGTTTGGTACATCCAACAAGCGCAAGCATGGAGGAGAGACCAATGGCCTCTTCCACTTCCTGCAAAGGCCCTGACCACGACGACAAGAGCAAGAAGCACCAGTGCGAGCTGATCGGCTACGAGGCGCTGCCGGAGTGGCTCAAGGACAACGAGTACATCCACGGCTACTACCGGTGCGAGTGGCCGATGAAGGAGACCATCCTCAGCATCTTCTCCATCCACAACGAGACCCTCAACGTCTGGTC GCATTTGGTAGGATTCCTGCTGTTCCTGTGCTTGACGATCCTCACGGCAATGGTGATCCCACGGGACGGCGGCGGGAACACATTTGACGACACGCCATCGACTAGGAGCTACTGGGGAGATCTGATGGCGATGGCCAACGTGACAGGGGCGCTGAAGCATGAGGCAGCCGCCTGCCTCCTGCTGCCTCCAGCTGCCGCAGATTTGTCTGGAAACGAGGAGGAGATCCCGAACAGCTGTCCACCCAACACATCATCCTCGCCCTCTCACCACCATGTTGCGCTGATCCAG GCGCAGCAGGACGCGAGCGCGGCGCCACGGGCCGTGGACGCTGCCTCCGCCGATCCGATCACGCGGTGGCCGATGTTCGCGTACCTGTGCGGAGCCATGGTGTGCCTACTTACGAGCAGCGCATGCCACCTGGTGCTGTGCCACTCGGAGAGAATGGCGTACGTGACGCTCCGGCTGGACTACGCCGGCATCGCCGCCCTGATCGTCACCTCCTTCTACCCGGTCGTCTACTACTCCTTCCTCTGCCACCCGGGGCTCCAGCGGCTCTACATGGGCTTCATCACCGCCTTCGGCGCCGCGGCGGTCACGGCGTCGCTGGTGCCGGTGTTCCAGGCGCCCGAGTTCCGCCCGCTCCGCGCCGGGCTCTTCTCATGCATGGGCGTGTCGGGGCTCATCCCCGTCGCGCACAAGCTCGTGCTATACGGCGGCCGGCGGGAGGCCGCCGTGACTGCGTGCTACGAGGCGCTCATGGGCGCGCTCTACGGGCTCGGCGCCGCCGTCTACGCGGCGCGCGTGCCGGAGCGGTGGTTCCCCGGGAGGTTCGACCTCGTCGGGCACAGCCACCAGCTGTTCCATCTCTTCGTCATCGCCGGCGCGTACGCGCACTACCTCGGTGGCGTCGAGTACCTCAAGTGGAGGGACGCCGACAGGTGCTGGTGA
- the LOC109753777 gene encoding heptahelical transmembrane protein 4 isoform X2 yields MFAYLCGAMVCLLTSSACHLVLCHSERMAYVTLRLDYAGIAALIVTSFYPVVYYSFLCHPGLQRLYMGFITAFGAAAVTASLVPVFQAPEFRPLRAGLFSCMGVSGLIPVAHKLVLYGGRREAAVTACYEALMGALYGLGAAVYAARVPERWFPGRFDLVGHSHQLFHLFVIAGAYAHYLGGVEYLKWRDADRCW; encoded by the coding sequence ATGTTCGCGTACCTGTGCGGAGCCATGGTGTGCCTACTTACGAGCAGCGCATGCCACCTGGTGCTGTGCCACTCGGAGAGAATGGCGTACGTGACGCTCCGGCTGGACTACGCCGGCATCGCCGCCCTGATCGTCACCTCCTTCTACCCGGTCGTCTACTACTCCTTCCTCTGCCACCCGGGGCTCCAGCGGCTCTACATGGGCTTCATCACCGCCTTCGGCGCCGCGGCGGTCACGGCGTCGCTGGTGCCGGTGTTCCAGGCGCCCGAGTTCCGCCCGCTCCGCGCCGGGCTCTTCTCATGCATGGGCGTGTCGGGGCTCATCCCCGTCGCGCACAAGCTCGTGCTATACGGCGGCCGGCGGGAGGCCGCCGTGACTGCGTGCTACGAGGCGCTCATGGGCGCGCTCTACGGGCTCGGCGCCGCCGTCTACGCGGCGCGCGTGCCGGAGCGGTGGTTCCCCGGGAGGTTCGACCTCGTCGGGCACAGCCACCAGCTGTTCCATCTCTTCGTCATCGCCGGCGCGTACGCGCACTACCTCGGTGGCGTCGAGTACCTCAAGTGGAGGGACGCCGACAGGTGCTGGTGA